A region of Brevundimonas sp. NIBR10 DNA encodes the following proteins:
- the gyrB gene encoding DNA topoisomerase (ATP-hydrolyzing) subunit B, protein MTDLPETARNEDTAEEAAYGAESIKVLKGLDAVRKRPGMYIGDTDDGSGLHHMVYEVVDNAIDEALAGHADLVEVILNADGSVTVTDNGRGIPTDIHAEEGVSAAEVIMTQLHAGGKFDQNSYKVSGGLHGVGVSVVNALSDWLKLVIFRNGKRHEMKFERGDTVESLKVTGDAPMRDNGKVLSGTQVTFYPSVTTFSHIDFDLKTLEHRLRELAFLNSGVVIKLQDHRGAEAVDILLHYEGGVEAFVRHLDKSKSPILKDVIVIRGKKDNIEIDLALWWNDSYHETMLCFTNNIPQRDGGTHLSAFRTSLTRVMSAYMESSGALKKEKVAPSGEDAREGLTCVLSVKVPDPKFSSQTKDKLVSSEVRPAVEGLCTEGLSQWFEEHPVEAKQVVAKIIEAASAREAARKARDLTRRKSALDISSLPGKLADCQERDPAKSELFIVEGDSAGGSAKQARNRENQAVLPLRGKILNVERARFDRMLSSELIGTLILALGTGIGRDDFNADKLRYHKIILMADADVDGAHIRTLLLTFFYRQMPELIERGHIYIAQPPLYKVSKGKSFRYLKDQSEMDSYLIEEGSSEASLDLPNGERRSGQDLQALVREAKAFKALADRLSQRAPLFAIEQSALAGLFAEEGDHTVSAAASATRLDLYAEEGDGSWSGFPGEQGAVVFGRTRRAVKESVVLEEALIRSLDARRLAERALAFEGVFDTPAVYRRKDKSTTIRGPIDLLNAVLDAGKKGLAIQRYKGLGEMNPEQLWETTLDANARTLLQVKVDHADDADDLFAKLMGDVVEPRREFIQANALDAAVDV, encoded by the coding sequence ATGACCGATCTGCCCGAAACCGCCCGCAACGAAGATACGGCCGAAGAAGCCGCCTACGGCGCGGAATCCATCAAGGTTCTCAAGGGGCTGGATGCCGTTCGCAAACGGCCGGGCATGTATATCGGCGACACCGACGACGGGTCGGGCCTGCACCACATGGTCTATGAGGTGGTCGACAACGCCATCGACGAGGCCCTGGCCGGCCACGCCGACCTGGTCGAGGTGATCCTGAACGCCGACGGCTCGGTCACCGTCACCGACAACGGGCGCGGCATCCCCACCGACATCCATGCCGAGGAAGGCGTCAGTGCCGCCGAGGTCATCATGACCCAGCTGCACGCCGGCGGGAAGTTCGACCAGAACTCCTACAAGGTCTCCGGCGGCCTGCACGGCGTCGGCGTCTCGGTGGTCAATGCCCTGTCGGACTGGCTCAAGCTGGTCATCTTCCGGAACGGCAAGCGCCACGAGATGAAGTTCGAGCGCGGCGACACGGTCGAGAGCCTGAAGGTCACCGGCGACGCCCCGATGCGCGACAACGGCAAGGTGCTGTCGGGCACCCAGGTCACCTTCTACCCCTCGGTCACGACCTTCAGCCACATCGACTTCGACCTGAAGACGCTGGAGCACCGTCTGCGCGAGCTGGCCTTCCTCAACTCGGGCGTGGTCATCAAGCTGCAGGACCATCGCGGGGCCGAGGCCGTCGACATCCTGCTGCACTATGAGGGCGGCGTGGAGGCCTTCGTGCGCCACCTGGACAAGTCCAAGTCGCCGATCCTCAAGGACGTCATCGTCATCCGGGGGAAGAAGGACAATATCGAGATCGACCTGGCCCTGTGGTGGAACGATTCCTACCACGAGACCATGTTGTGCTTCACCAACAACATCCCCCAGCGCGACGGCGGCACCCACCTGTCGGCCTTCCGCACCAGCCTGACCCGGGTCATGAGCGCCTATATGGAAAGCTCGGGCGCGCTGAAAAAGGAAAAGGTCGCGCCGTCCGGCGAGGACGCGCGCGAGGGCCTGACCTGCGTGCTTTCGGTCAAGGTGCCGGACCCGAAATTCTCTTCGCAAACAAAGGACAAGCTGGTCTCCTCCGAGGTCCGCCCCGCCGTCGAGGGCCTCTGCACCGAGGGCCTGTCCCAGTGGTTCGAGGAACATCCGGTCGAGGCCAAGCAGGTGGTCGCCAAGATCATCGAGGCCGCCTCCGCCCGTGAAGCCGCCCGCAAGGCCCGCGACCTGACCCGGCGCAAGTCGGCGCTGGACATCAGCTCCCTGCCCGGCAAGCTGGCCGACTGTCAGGAGCGCGACCCGGCCAAGTCCGAGCTGTTCATCGTCGAGGGCGATTCCGCCGGCGGCTCGGCCAAACAGGCGAGGAACCGCGAGAACCAGGCCGTCCTGCCCCTGCGGGGCAAGATCCTGAACGTCGAGCGCGCCCGGTTCGACCGGATGCTGTCGTCGGAGCTGATCGGCACCCTGATCCTGGCCCTGGGCACCGGCATCGGCCGCGACGACTTCAACGCCGACAAGCTGCGCTATCACAAGATCATCCTGATGGCCGACGCCGACGTCGACGGCGCCCACATCCGGACCCTGCTGCTGACCTTCTTCTATCGCCAGATGCCGGAACTGATCGAGCGCGGCCACATCTACATCGCCCAGCCGCCGCTCTATAAGGTGTCGAAGGGCAAGAGCTTCCGCTACCTGAAGGATCAGTCCGAAATGGACTCCTACCTGATCGAGGAGGGGTCGTCCGAGGCGTCGCTGGACCTGCCCAACGGCGAGCGCCGCAGCGGTCAGGACCTCCAGGCCCTGGTCCGTGAGGCCAAGGCGTTCAAGGCCCTGGCCGACCGCCTGTCGCAACGCGCACCCCTGTTCGCCATCGAGCAGTCGGCCTTGGCCGGCCTGTTCGCCGAAGAGGGCGACCATACGGTGTCGGCGGCGGCCTCGGCGACCCGCCTGGACCTCTATGCCGAGGAGGGCGACGGCTCCTGGAGCGGCTTCCCCGGCGAACAGGGGGCGGTGGTCTTCGGTCGCACGCGCCGCGCCGTGAAGGAGAGCGTCGTCCTGGAGGAGGCTCTGATCCGCTCGCTGGATGCGCGTCGCCTGGCCGAGCGCGCCCTGGCCTTCGAGGGGGTGTTCGACACCCCCGCCGTCTATCGCCGCAAGGACAAGTCCACGACCATTCGTGGCCCGATCGACCTGCTCAACGCCGTGCTGGATGCGGGCAAGAAGGGTCTGGCCATCCAGCGCTACAAGGGCCTGGGCGAGATGAACCCCGAACAGCTGTGGGAGACGACGCTGGACGCCAACGCCCGCACCCTGTTGCAGGTCAAGGTCGACCACGCCGACGACGCCGACGACCTGTTCGCCAAGCTGATGGGCGACGTCGTCGAACCCCGCCGCGAGTTCATCCAGGCCAATGCGCTGGACGCGGCGGTGGACGTCTAG
- a CDS encoding zeta toxin family protein: MPALVLLAGPNGAGKTTFINRFLRQRTETFQFVNPDEVARSLVTLGLDPGAGAGPARDLAAGRLVIERLDQLFMDRADVVLETTLATRSHAVRIREWRAAGYRVELVYLKVPSADFSVARVAHRVAEGGHGIPEDALRRRFLLSLEYLETVYKPIVDRWQVYASSDEGLDLLEEWPS, encoded by the coding sequence ATGCCCGCCCTTGTCCTCCTCGCCGGTCCGAACGGAGCCGGGAAGACCACCTTCATCAACCGCTTCCTGCGTCAGCGCACAGAAACGTTCCAGTTCGTCAATCCCGACGAGGTGGCGCGCAGCCTCGTCACCCTCGGGCTTGACCCGGGTGCCGGTGCCGGTCCCGCCCGCGATCTGGCGGCCGGGCGGCTGGTGATCGAGCGGCTGGACCAGTTGTTCATGGATCGCGCCGACGTGGTTCTGGAGACCACCCTCGCCACCCGCTCCCACGCCGTGCGCATCCGCGAGTGGCGGGCGGCCGGGTATCGGGTCGAGCTGGTCTATCTCAAGGTTCCTTCGGCAGACTTCTCAGTCGCGCGCGTCGCCCACAGGGTCGCTGAAGGGGGTCATGGCATTCCTGAAGATGCCCTGCGCCGCCGCTTCCTGCTCAGCCTCGAATACCTGGAGACCGTCTACAAGCCGATCGTGGACCGCTGGCAGGTCTACGCCAGTAGCGACGAGGGCCTTGATCTGCTAGAAGAGTGGCCGTCATGA
- a CDS encoding DsbA family oxidoreductase: MTRTLHIDFVSDIVCPWCVVGLGGLQAALETLKGEGIEAQVHFQPFELNPQMPAEGENIVDHIGRKYGSTPEQSAANRAMITQRAAEAWPNFAEGKAFEMRMGPDSRIWNTFDAHRLLHWAATIGPAEQKALKTALFVAHFTEGRTMTDPGVLADAAAAAGLSRDKAVEVLADDLYAAEVRAAEALWVSRGINSVPAVVVEGKWLISGGQPAAVFEEALRGMAGEL, from the coding sequence ATGACCCGCACCCTGCACATCGACTTCGTGTCCGACATCGTCTGCCCCTGGTGCGTGGTGGGGCTGGGCGGGTTGCAGGCGGCGCTGGAGACGCTGAAGGGCGAGGGGATAGAGGCGCAGGTGCATTTCCAGCCGTTCGAGCTGAACCCGCAGATGCCGGCCGAGGGCGAGAACATCGTCGATCACATCGGCCGCAAATACGGCTCGACCCCCGAACAGTCGGCCGCCAACCGGGCCATGATCACCCAGCGGGCGGCGGAGGCCTGGCCCAACTTCGCGGAGGGGAAGGCTTTCGAGATGCGGATGGGGCCGGACAGCCGCATCTGGAACACCTTCGACGCCCACCGGCTGCTGCACTGGGCCGCCACGATCGGCCCGGCCGAACAGAAGGCGCTGAAGACCGCCCTGTTCGTGGCCCATTTCACCGAGGGCCGGACGATGACGGACCCCGGCGTCCTGGCTGACGCGGCGGCGGCGGCGGGGCTGTCGCGCGACAAGGCGGTCGAGGTCCTGGCCGACGACCTGTATGCCGCCGAGGTGCGGGCGGCCGAGGCCCTGTGGGTCTCGCGCGGCATCAACAGCGTGCCCGCCGTGGTGGTGGAGGGGAAGTGGCTGATCTCGGGCGGGCAGCCGGCGGCGGTGTTTGAAGAGGCGTTGCGGGGGATGGCGGGGGAGCTCTAG
- the thiC gene encoding phosphomethylpyrimidine synthase ThiC has protein sequence MAETGTIPTGERAGSRKVYVQGELYPDIRVPFREVAVHPSANEPPVTIYDSSGPYTDPTVTIDIKRGLPLVKSSWQLDRGDIAPVLNPREVKPEDNGHASGKNLAPRFDVSNHKVFKGVAGRPVTQYEYAQAGIITPEMEYVAIRENLRREQTAPCIRDGEDFGASIPDFVTPEFVRQEIARGRAIIPHNINHPEVEPMIIGRNFLVKINANIGNSAVLSSVDDEVDKLVWATRWGADNVMDLSTGRNIHNIRDWIIRNSSVPIGTVPIYQALEKVNGIAEDLTWEVFRDTLIEQAEQGVDYFTIHAGVRLPFVPMTAKRVTGIVSRGGSIMAKWCLSHHRESFLYEHFEDICDIMRAYDVSFSLGDGLRPGSIADANDEAQFAELRTLGELTKIAWAKGCQVMIEGPGHVPMHKIKANMDEQLKHCHEAPFYTLGPLTTDIAPGYDHITSAIGAAMIGWFGTAMLCYVTPKEHLGLPDRQDVKDGVITYKIAAHAADLAKGHPAARMHDDALSRARFEFRWEDQFNLGLDPETARKYHDATLPKEAHKTAHFCSMCGPKFCSMKISQDIRRDAAAQNDAGGSLADAEAGMAEMSAKFRAGGSVVEVKV, from the coding sequence ATGGCCGAGACGGGCACCATCCCGACCGGCGAGCGCGCCGGCTCCCGCAAGGTGTACGTCCAGGGCGAACTCTACCCCGACATCCGCGTCCCCTTCCGCGAGGTCGCCGTCCACCCGTCGGCCAACGAGCCGCCGGTGACGATCTATGACTCGTCGGGCCCCTACACCGACCCGACCGTCACCATCGACATCAAGCGCGGCCTGCCCCTGGTCAAATCCAGCTGGCAGCTGGATCGCGGCGACATCGCCCCCGTCCTGAACCCCCGCGAGGTCAAGCCTGAGGACAACGGCCACGCCAGCGGCAAGAACCTCGCCCCCCGCTTCGACGTCTCGAACCACAAGGTCTTCAAGGGCGTCGCGGGCCGCCCCGTGACCCAGTACGAATACGCCCAGGCCGGCATCATCACGCCCGAGATGGAATACGTCGCCATCCGCGAGAACCTGCGCCGCGAGCAGACCGCCCCCTGCATCCGCGACGGCGAGGATTTCGGCGCCTCGATCCCCGACTTCGTGACCCCCGAGTTCGTGCGTCAGGAGATCGCGCGCGGCCGCGCCATCATCCCGCACAACATCAACCACCCCGAAGTCGAGCCGATGATCATCGGCCGCAACTTCCTGGTGAAGATCAACGCCAACATCGGCAACTCGGCCGTCCTGTCCTCGGTGGACGACGAGGTCGACAAGCTGGTCTGGGCCACCCGCTGGGGCGCCGACAACGTCATGGACCTGTCGACGGGCAGGAACATCCACAACATCCGCGACTGGATCATCCGCAACTCGTCCGTCCCCATCGGCACCGTGCCGATCTACCAGGCGCTGGAGAAGGTCAACGGGATCGCCGAGGACCTGACCTGGGAGGTGTTTCGCGACACCCTGATCGAACAGGCCGAACAGGGCGTGGACTATTTCACCATCCACGCGGGCGTCCGCCTGCCCTTCGTGCCGATGACGGCCAAGCGCGTGACCGGCATCGTGTCGCGCGGCGGCTCCATCATGGCCAAATGGTGCCTCAGCCATCACCGCGAGAGCTTCCTCTATGAGCATTTCGAGGACATCTGCGACATCATGCGGGCCTACGACGTGTCGTTCAGCCTCGGCGACGGCCTGCGCCCCGGCTCCATCGCCGACGCCAATGACGAGGCCCAGTTCGCCGAGCTGCGCACCCTGGGCGAACTGACGAAGATCGCCTGGGCCAAGGGCTGCCAGGTCATGATCGAGGGCCCCGGCCACGTGCCGATGCACAAGATCAAGGCCAATATGGATGAGCAGCTGAAGCACTGCCACGAGGCGCCCTTCTATACGCTGGGGCCGCTGACGACCGACATCGCGCCGGGCTACGACCACATCACCTCGGCCATCGGCGCGGCCATGATCGGCTGGTTCGGCACGGCCATGCTCTGCTACGTCACGCCCAAGGAGCATCTGGGCCTGCCCGACCGTCAGGACGTCAAGGACGGCGTCATCACCTACAAGATCGCCGCCCACGCCGCCGACCTGGCCAAGGGCCACCCCGCCGCCCGGATGCACGACGACGCCCTGTCGCGCGCCCGGTTCGAGTTCCGCTGGGAAGACCAGTTCAACCTGGGCCTCGACCCCGAAACCGCCCGCAAATACCACGACGCCACCCTGCCCAAGGAAGCCCACAAGACAGCCCACTTCTGCTCCATGTGCGGCCCGAAATTCTGCTCCATGAAGATCAGCCAGGACATCCGCCGGGATGCGGCGGCGCAGAACGACGCGGGCGGCTCGCTGGCGGACGCGGAAGCCGGGATGGCGGAGATGAGCGCGAAATTCCGGGCGGGGGGGAGTGTGGTGGAGGTGAAGGTGTGA
- the aguB gene encoding N-carbamoylputrescine amidase, which translates to MARTVSVAAIQTSYASEDIQANIDKTIGFVREAASKGAQVILPSELFQGPYFCVSQEETWFGTAYPWREHPAVVQLAPVAAELGVAIPVSIFEREGPHYYNSLVMLDADGSPLGVYRKSHIPDGPGYQEKYYFRPGDTGFKVWSTRFGRIGVGICWDQWYPETARAMMLQGAEILMYPTAIGTEPHDDSLDTAEPWRRAMQGHAVSNVVPVVGANRIGHEQLTAAGQTFYGHSFIADHRGDLVESFGREDEGALVHTFDLDFLDRHRAAWGFFRDRRTDLYGALAAPRPVA; encoded by the coding sequence ATGGCCCGCACCGTTTCCGTCGCCGCCATCCAGACCTCCTATGCCTCCGAGGACATCCAGGCGAACATCGACAAGACCATCGGCTTCGTGCGCGAGGCCGCGTCCAAGGGTGCCCAGGTCATCCTCCCGTCCGAGTTGTTCCAGGGCCCCTATTTCTGCGTCAGCCAGGAAGAGACGTGGTTCGGGACCGCCTATCCCTGGCGCGAGCATCCGGCCGTGGTCCAACTGGCACCCGTCGCCGCCGAACTCGGCGTCGCCATCCCCGTCTCGATCTTCGAGCGCGAGGGGCCGCACTACTACAACAGCCTGGTGATGCTCGACGCCGACGGATCCCCGCTGGGCGTCTATCGCAAGAGCCACATCCCCGACGGCCCCGGCTATCAGGAGAAATACTATTTCCGCCCCGGCGACACCGGCTTCAAGGTCTGGTCCACCCGGTTCGGGCGGATCGGCGTCGGCATCTGCTGGGACCAGTGGTACCCGGAGACCGCCCGCGCCATGATGCTTCAGGGGGCCGAGATCCTGATGTACCCCACCGCCATCGGCACCGAGCCCCACGACGACAGCCTCGACACCGCCGAGCCGTGGCGGCGCGCGATGCAGGGTCATGCGGTGTCCAACGTCGTCCCTGTCGTCGGCGCCAACCGCATCGGTCACGAACAGCTCACGGCGGCGGGCCAGACCTTCTATGGCCACTCCTTCATCGCCGACCATCGCGGCGACCTGGTCGAGAGCTTCGGCCGCGAGGACGAGGGCGCCCTGGTCCACACCTTCGACCTGGACTTCCTGGACCGCCACCGCGCCGCCTGGGGCTTCTTCCGCGATCGCCGCACGGATCTGTACGGCGCCCTGGCCGCGCCGCGCCCGGTCGCTTGA
- a CDS encoding agmatine deiminase family protein, whose amino-acid sequence MPTPIPAEWSPHRAMWVGWPSHADLWEDNLEPAQSEVEALIRALAGPGREQVKLLVGNDEALTDAQGRFADVDGVTVVPGRFGDIWLRDTGPIFGAGSTRAAAFRFNGWGGKYELEFDDTVADQIGKASGTTLDRHAFILEGGAVDHDGAGTLLTTRQCVLNPNRNPGWTDTAAEAALTASLSATRIVWLGEGLLNDHTDGHVDNLARFVTPDTVAVPIAFGRKDPNADAYDAAAAAIAEAGFKPLRIPSPGLILDEDERPVPASHMNFLIANGAVIVPTYGDPLASRLACEALATVFPDREIIPLPSIAILSGGGSFHCISQQEPA is encoded by the coding sequence ATGCCCACGCCGATCCCCGCCGAATGGTCGCCTCACCGGGCGATGTGGGTCGGCTGGCCCAGCCACGCCGATCTCTGGGAGGACAATCTCGAGCCGGCGCAATCTGAGGTCGAGGCCCTGATCCGCGCCCTCGCCGGTCCCGGCCGCGAGCAGGTCAAACTGCTGGTCGGCAACGACGAGGCGCTGACGGACGCGCAAGGCAGGTTCGCGGACGTGGACGGCGTCACCGTCGTCCCCGGCCGCTTCGGCGACATCTGGCTGCGCGACACCGGCCCCATCTTCGGTGCGGGCTCGACCCGCGCCGCCGCCTTCCGCTTCAACGGCTGGGGCGGCAAGTACGAACTCGAATTCGACGACACCGTCGCCGACCAGATCGGAAAGGCCTCGGGCACGACGCTCGACCGCCACGCCTTCATCCTGGAGGGCGGCGCCGTCGACCACGACGGGGCCGGCACTCTCCTGACCACCCGCCAGTGCGTCCTCAACCCCAACCGCAACCCCGGCTGGACCGACACCGCGGCCGAAGCCGCCCTGACCGCATCGCTCAGCGCGACCCGCATCGTCTGGCTGGGCGAAGGCCTGCTCAACGACCACACCGACGGCCACGTCGACAACCTGGCCCGTTTCGTCACCCCCGATACCGTCGCCGTTCCCATCGCCTTCGGCCGCAAGGATCCCAACGCCGACGCCTATGACGCCGCCGCCGCCGCCATCGCCGAGGCCGGCTTCAAGCCTCTGCGCATCCCGTCGCCCGGCCTGATCCTCGACGAGGACGAACGCCCGGTCCCGGCCAGCCACATGAATTTCCTCATCGCCAACGGCGCCGTCATCGTCCCCACCTACGGCGATCCCCTGGCGTCCCGCCTCGCCTGCGAAGCCCTCGCCACCGTCTTCCCCGACCGCGAGATCATCCCCCTGCCGTCGATCGCCATCCTGTCGGGCGGCGGATCGTTTCATTGCATCTCCCAGCAGGAGCCCGCCTGA
- a CDS encoding PadR family transcriptional regulator: MFGFKSEMRGRGGRHWCGPSEGGEGRGRSGFSKGPWGRGGRGAGGGEGRGPGRGRRMFGPGDLRLVLLALVEQEPRHGYDLIKAIETAFGGGYAPSPGVVYPTLSLLADEGLIAGVEDSTGKRVFSITEAGKAWLDENRAAVDGVMQRMALAARLVSGEQTPEVVREAFHTLRHAVQMKPGGWSDPETAKVVEALMKAVREISGE; encoded by the coding sequence ATGTTTGGTTTCAAGAGCGAGATGCGCGGCCGCGGCGGCCGTCACTGGTGCGGCCCGTCCGAGGGCGGCGAAGGCCGGGGCCGTTCCGGGTTTTCCAAGGGCCCCTGGGGTCGGGGCGGCCGTGGAGCGGGCGGCGGCGAGGGCCGTGGCCCCGGACGGGGCCGGCGGATGTTCGGCCCCGGCGACCTGCGGCTGGTGCTGCTGGCCCTGGTCGAGCAGGAACCGCGCCACGGCTATGATCTGATCAAGGCCATCGAGACGGCCTTCGGCGGCGGCTATGCCCCCTCGCCCGGCGTCGTCTATCCGACCCTGTCCCTGCTGGCCGACGAAGGCCTGATCGCGGGCGTCGAGGACAGCACCGGCAAACGGGTCTTTTCCATCACCGAGGCCGGCAAGGCCTGGCTGGACGAGAACCGCGCGGCGGTGGACGGCGTCATGCAGCGCATGGCCCTGGCCGCCCGCCTCGTCTCGGGCGAACAGACCCCCGAGGTGGTCCGCGAGGCCTTCCACACCCTGCGCCACGCCGTCCAGATGAAGCCCGGCGGCTGGTCCGACCCCGAAACCGCCAAGGTCGTCGAGGCCCTGATGAAGGCTGTCCGCGAGATCAGCGGGGAGTAG
- a CDS encoding ribonuclease — MTDQPETQDAREAEATGEKPDLGRTPDAMIEALTGSDSGSDTRAGSLQGGAATGSDDDPDSDIINQALASEGMVSADAPTPSSGGPDTVKNTGAEPGAETSAGDKTEAATG; from the coding sequence ATGACCGACCAGCCAGAGACCCAGGACGCCCGCGAAGCCGAAGCGACGGGCGAAAAACCCGATCTGGGCCGCACGCCCGATGCGATGATCGAGGCCCTGACCGGCTCCGACTCGGGGTCCGACACGCGCGCGGGCTCGTTGCAGGGCGGGGCGGCGACCGGATCGGACGACGACCCGGATTCGGACATCATCAACCAGGCCCTGGCCAGCGAGGGCATGGTCTCGGCCGACGCCCCGACGCCGTCGTCGGGCGGACCGGACACGGTCAAGAATACGGGTGCCGAACCCGGGGCCGAGACGTCCGCCGGGGACAAGACCGAGGCCGCGACCGGCTGA
- a CDS encoding phosphatase PAP2 family protein, translating to MRGSPAVSAAALAVTALLAGCSSTPFGAPVASAVAAPAAMSAPAHAGGYLAVERVEALAGSVPAPFADSSAEQAADRALSDRYRAYEGGDRWLLATAHAELSPRLAAQHFDCALNARFASAPTPRLTALFDKVLKDANGAAELAKTRVFRPRPVGVDPSRAACTTVSAAGRASASYPSGSATVGSAYGEAMAALDPAHAAAAREIGHQIAVSRVVCGMHYPADAAAGEVLGRAVFAQIAATPAFQADLEAARAELAAVRATGLTNPGCAAERAALALPLP from the coding sequence GTGAGGGGGTCGCCGGCGGTTTCGGCGGCGGCCCTGGCCGTGACGGCTCTTCTGGCGGGCTGTTCCAGCACGCCGTTCGGGGCCCCGGTGGCCTCGGCGGTCGCCGCGCCTGCCGCGATGTCAGCGCCGGCGCATGCAGGCGGCTATCTGGCGGTCGAACGGGTCGAAGCCCTCGCAGGATCTGTGCCGGCGCCGTTCGCCGACAGCTCGGCCGAACAGGCGGCGGACCGGGCCCTGTCGGACCGCTACCGTGCCTATGAGGGCGGGGACCGGTGGTTGCTGGCTACGGCCCATGCCGAACTGTCGCCAAGACTGGCGGCCCAGCATTTCGATTGCGCCCTGAACGCGCGGTTCGCGTCCGCGCCGACGCCGCGCCTGACCGCCCTGTTCGACAAGGTCCTGAAGGACGCCAACGGCGCGGCGGAGTTGGCCAAGACCCGCGTGTTTCGCCCCCGGCCCGTGGGCGTCGATCCGAGCCGCGCCGCCTGCACGACTGTCAGCGCGGCCGGCCGGGCCAGCGCCTCCTATCCGTCCGGTAGCGCCACGGTCGGCTCGGCCTATGGCGAGGCCATGGCCGCGCTGGATCCCGCCCATGCCGCCGCCGCGCGTGAGATCGGCCATCAGATCGCGGTCAGTCGGGTCGTCTGCGGCATGCACTATCCGGCCGATGCGGCGGCCGGCGAGGTTCTGGGCCGGGCGGTGTTTGCACAGATCGCCGCCACGCCCGCGTTTCAGGCCGATCTGGAGGCAGCGCGGGCCGAGCTGGCGGCGGTGCGGGCCACCGGCCTGACCAACCCCGGATGCGCGGCCGAGCGGGCGGCCCTGGCCCTGCCCCTGCCCTGA
- a CDS encoding right-handed parallel beta-helix repeat-containing protein yields the protein MIATLILAALQGQAGALPAARPCSAAEITALTTASAEPYRLTCRAVLGGRSVTRRVLIEGAEASGAGIDCGGGSIGRPGVQTSTQAPTVAIWSRRIDGPVPRWSRPTDLSIANCTIHGNIRIWGMGALSRIEDLRASSRTPGHTAAAQASAPTRIAVTGTTLLGTGSIPFYVGPGVTGVSLNGGRFAGRSDSAAIYLDAESAGAAIRNVAFDITTPREQIAVDGSARNLISGNRFVLRGRGGVFLYRNCGEDGVIRHQTPSGNVITDNVFSGSTARSVVVGSRNGGRRYCGDDRGYPFGSSADDRDLATGNTVQRNRTVR from the coding sequence ATGATCGCGACGCTGATCCTCGCGGCGCTTCAGGGCCAGGCGGGCGCTCTGCCTGCCGCCCGGCCCTGTTCGGCGGCGGAGATCACGGCCCTGACCACGGCCTCGGCCGAACCCTACCGGCTGACGTGCCGGGCCGTTCTCGGCGGACGGTCGGTGACGCGGCGGGTCCTGATCGAGGGGGCGGAGGCCTCGGGCGCGGGGATCGACTGCGGCGGCGGTTCGATCGGTCGACCGGGCGTCCAGACCTCGACCCAGGCGCCGACGGTGGCGATCTGGTCGCGGCGGATCGACGGACCGGTCCCGCGCTGGAGCCGTCCCACCGACCTGTCGATCGCCAACTGCACCATCCATGGCAACATCCGTATCTGGGGCATGGGGGCGCTGAGCCGGATCGAAGACCTGCGGGCCTCGTCGCGGACGCCGGGCCACACGGCGGCGGCACAGGCTTCGGCACCGACGCGGATCGCGGTGACGGGGACGACCCTGCTGGGGACCGGATCGATCCCCTTCTATGTCGGGCCGGGGGTGACGGGGGTCAGCCTGAACGGCGGGCGGTTCGCAGGACGGTCGGATTCGGCGGCGATCTATCTGGACGCCGAGAGCGCGGGGGCGGCGATCCGCAACGTCGCCTTCGACATCACCACCCCGCGCGAGCAGATCGCTGTGGACGGCTCGGCGCGCAACCTGATCAGCGGCAACCGCTTCGTCCTGCGCGGGCGGGGCGGGGTGTTCCTGTACAGGAACTGTGGCGAGGACGGCGTGATCCGGCACCAGACGCCTTCGGGCAATGTGATCACCGACAATGTCTTTTCGGGCTCGACCGCGCGGTCGGTGGTGGTCGGGTCGCGCAACGGCGGGCGCAGGTACTGTGGCGACGACCGGGGCTATCCGTTCGGGTCCAGCGCCGACGACCGCGACCTCGCGACCGGCAATACGGTGCAGCGGAACCGCACGGTGCGCTGA
- a CDS encoding nucleotidyltransferase family protein has translation MSDLEARLIAIVRADPGLMHVLTTVRGLGLPDWRVFSGAVYQSVWNAVTGRPVGYGRKDFDLGYFDPDTSWDAEDVVIGRVAAAFDEPFRSEVEVRNQARVHIWFPDRFGETYEPLPDTDTALRRFVAPAFAVGVRLEADDSISVAAPFGLDDLFALTLRPNPDRPLARGWDRVVASATERWPEIRIVTA, from the coding sequence ATGAGCGATCTGGAGGCCCGGCTGATCGCAATCGTCCGCGCCGACCCCGGCCTGATGCACGTCCTGACCACAGTGCGCGGCCTCGGTCTGCCGGACTGGCGGGTGTTCTCGGGCGCGGTCTATCAGAGCGTCTGGAATGCCGTTACCGGCCGCCCGGTCGGCTATGGCCGCAAGGATTTCGACCTCGGCTATTTCGACCCCGACACCTCCTGGGACGCCGAGGACGTCGTGATCGGCCGCGTCGCAGCCGCCTTCGACGAACCGTTCCGCTCCGAGGTCGAGGTCCGCAATCAGGCGCGGGTCCACATCTGGTTCCCCGACCGGTTCGGCGAGACCTACGAGCCCCTGCCAGACACCGACACGGCGCTCCGCCGCTTCGTTGCCCCCGCCTTCGCCGTCGGGGTTCGGCTGGAGGCTGACGACAGTATCAGCGTCGCCGCCCCCTTCGGCCTGGACGACCTGTTCGCCCTGACGCTGCGTCCCAATCCCGACCGGCCGCTCGCCAGGGGCTGGGACCGCGTCGTCGCCAGCGCGACCGAGCGCTGGCCCGAGATCCGGATCGTCACCGCCTGA